One window of the Zea mays cultivar B73 chromosome 3, Zm-B73-REFERENCE-NAM-5.0, whole genome shotgun sequence genome contains the following:
- the LOC103650821 gene encoding uncharacterized protein LOC103650821 yields the protein MGCAASAADGAELRRRGWARAGEPGHSEASTSGLLAPPHQQEGQEAESSSGGRRRGCKVAPEPKELEEGTAALPSMPGSPSFRYYCQKKTAAVDRIVADAIDADDTVRIRATARQLSNRSEITANKAQDSNEVSQPKGGTKWLRFSGLSIVAAAWHKHNLFSRQRSKPSPPPAAASDASSQP from the exons ATGGGGTGCGCGGCGTCGGCCGCCGACGGGGCCGAGCTCCGGCGGCGGGGGTGGGCGCGGGCGGGGGAGCCGGGGCACAGCGAGGCGTCCACCTCGGGTCTGCTGGCGCCGCCGCACCAGCAGGAAGGGCAGGAGGCCGAGTCGTCGTCCGGGGGCAGGAGGCGAGGGTGCAAGGTGGCGCCGGAGCCCAAGGAGCTGGAGGAGGGGACCGCCGCGCTCCCGTCGATGCCCGGCTCGCCGAGCTTCAGGTACTACTGCCAGAAGAAGACGGCGGCCGTCGATAGGATCGTGGCTGATGCCATCGACGCCGATGACACCGTCAGGATCAGAG CGACGGCGCGACAGCTGAGCAATAGGAGCGAAATCACGGCAAACAAGGCACAGGACTCCAACGAG GTCTCTCAACCTAAAGGGGGGACCAAATGGCTTAGGTTCAGTGGCTTGTCGATCGTCGCTGCCGCTTGGCACAAGCACAACTTGTTCAGCCGCCAAAGAAGCAAGCCTTCGCCGCCTCCTGCTGCCGCTTCAGATGCAAGCTCCCAACCCTGA